The Sorex araneus isolate mSorAra2 chromosome X, mSorAra2.pri, whole genome shotgun sequence DNA segment aattaatttttaaaaggagtaagccttgagtatttctgggtgtgacctcagaTTTTTAACAActgttgaatatttaaaattaatgcaATACATTGACTTTTCCATAAACTTTTTATGGAAAAaatctcgcaaactccccatggtatattcatatgccaaaaccagtaacaagttgggtctcattcccctgaccctggaagagcctccaatgcagcatcactgggaaggacgagtagagtgaggcttccaaaatctcagggctaggatgaatggagacaatactgagacgagaccgctcgagaaattcgacgatcagtgGGATAATCATGATTAtgataaactttttaaattcaGTGAGCTAGCTAGCAGTGCTAGCCCAGAGTATCATACATGCTTTGACCACTAAGCCATATTCCATCCCTCTAAATCTTTTGGAAATATTTGTCAGGGGGCAAAAGTGATAGTGCAACAGATAGattgttcgccttgcatgcagctgagccaggttcaatccccagcaaacTATATGGtccctatgagcactgccagtagtgatctctgagtgcaaagtcaagagttaACCCTAAGCcccaccggtgtgaccccaaaagcaaaaataaataaataaaaataaatatgtcaagggccagagagatggctcaacaggctgagtgtgtgtgctttgcacacagaaccaagttcaatcccaagcatcacctggtttcctgagcactactgaaagCAACCCTTGGGCACAgagtataaacacacacaaaaaacccacaaaggcTGGCATGCACTAGGCCTCAGGGTTGGTTTCCAACACTGCATTTTCCCCCACCTAGCACCACCCTGGTGTCCTCCTCCCACCCTATTGTTAGGCTCATACTGAACCCCCAGACCGACACAGCTAGTTAAGCATCAGGAACTGTGAGCACTGATGATAGGCCTCCAAATATATCCTCCCAAACCCCTATTATGATCCATTTATCAGCCCCCCAAATGACATTAACATCAAACTACTGACTGTTTAGAAAAGATCTGAAGGGTTCAGTTCGAGGAAATATTTGTACTTCAGATCCACAGAATGAAATATTACTTGACCCAGAACTGGTGAATTCCtagaatttacttttaattaaacttctctgaggaagaggCCTGTTGCACAACTTTGGTTTGttcttgctcctccctcaggactcccacaacagtgctcctgccTGTTTTGGCAGCAGTGccaaattccatcaggcactcctaatcctatattgcttttctctttcctctactcctttgcatggtttagtagtgtcctttttatatagagagaggaagacagttgatgttatgcttttgtaacatggaagttaacTGACTTCAAGTAGTATTTACTCcttggcatccatcatatttacctgacttaagcctcacttgcccttacttcctaataccccaaaggagagtcCGGGCAAGGGacttgaatggacccagggaaagctgtaggctaccctggcatcgaaaagggttaggccaagcaccataaaacttaCAAGTTAAAGAGCACGGTCAGACCCGCCTGGTTTAGTAAAGACTAATATGGCCCGAGGACTGTAGTCTAggatatacagtgagatgtctctgggctggagcaatagcacagcgggtagggcttttgccttgcatgcggccgactcgggttcgattcccccgcccctctcagagagcccggcaagctaccgagagtatctcgcctgcatggcagagcctggcaaactacctgtggtgtattcaatatgccaaaaacagtaacaagcctcacaatggagacgttactggtgcccactcgagcaaattgatgaataatgggacgacagtgacaatgacagtgacagtctccgGGAGAACCATCCTTTAAActgaatgtatctcttactgtgttcatacaaaatgactagaaatattagtattcaATATGGttgcttaaatggattactagccgaggaaaggataaagcagtaaacaccctggatggaatcccgcccttgagcagatctcctagtaatctggagtgctgaacccgcagatgagattttatccttgagatAATCTGCCTCCCAAGGAGGGGCtatacatctgtttattgttatgataatgatCAATCCCACCTATATGTACCCTCACACTCACAATTTCTATGTAACTACTCTgtaagagaaaagaggagggggaaataaatggtcactgattaccaaccagcctggggtcattcctccatcccttgtTCCTTTATTTGACTGACTTGCCTGTCACTGTCAGTCAGCGAGGGGAACCAAACTCAAGCATCCCGCAACCCGTTTTTGAACTCACAGCGGTCATATCTCCCTAATGTCTGCTAGTCTTGTTGTGATCTCCACGTTTTCAGAATCCCTCACCTTTGCTACCCATGTCCATTCTCCCACCCCATCTTACACTTAGTTCTCAACCATACCTTATGTTCTGTGAAATCTGAGGAGGAAAGGGGAACATGGAGATAATTTGACATTATCTGAGGCTCGGTAAACTTCCCATTTAATGTTTCTTAGAATGTAAACCtcgaagggccagagaaatagtacagcactaGATAGTAGAGAGATAATAAGGCACTTGaattgcatatgactgacccaggttcaatgcccagcatcccatatcatcccttgAGCGAGTCAATAATGATCCCtccaaagcacagagctaggagtaaacccagagcatagccaggtgtggctctagaCACacaaaaagtatatgtatatgtacaattttttcctaaaaaatactgtatatatacatatatacacatatattctacTATTCTAATTTTCATATCAGGTACAGTGTGCCACTGTTAGCTATTCCTTATTGGGCACAGAATGTGTATGCCTTTGTAGCTAAATTTAATATCGCATGAATTCATGCCACACTATGGCATGAAGGCACTCCTGAAAGCTAGAGGATACAGAACAATCTTGGAGCACTGACAGGTCTGGTGTTTCAAATAGAGCCTGTTACTGTCTTCTGGCAGTTCCTTGCccccatgtctggctgtcttcaccagggcccctgggggggtgggttgagtttccctccccgccccgaacaGAGCCActgcagttgaagacctccagaacccagccacagccaagctcaaggcccctctccgcacattcaaacgagcctcacgcatgaaggaactggcagaggaacccagatgtgagggacccaggactgagatctccaagcctgctcgaatcgggactgggcctcttccgcccagatcccccattttccaatagctagccggtcacacccagaaactgccccatcaatgaccaacatccagagactataaaaccaagctcccggaagtgtgcagcgagacatcttatagcctagctctccctctaggagaacctgacaagctaccgagagttttcctgcccacatggaagagcctggcaagctccctgtggcgtattcatatgccaaatacagtaacaatgatgggtctcattctccttaacctgaaagagcctctaatgcggcaccattggaaaggatgagtaaagagaggctgctaaaatctcagggctaggacgaacggagatgttattgggcctgctcgagcaaatcgaggatcaatgggatgatagtgatagtgataaaatcttttttaaaaatgtgaatctcCCAGATTCTTGGCCATTCTTGGCCATTCTGTTGAGGAGCTAAATCTAATTTAAGGGAAACTTTATAAAGTAatataggtagggcacttgccttcctctggctgatctgggctcaatctccagtaccccatacaGTCAAGAGAACACCacgagtgatttcctgagcacaatTCCAGGAGTAATAAGGCCTCAGCACAGCTTGTGTAGCACAAAAAATGCAGTCACAAGATATaggacaggaggtaaggtgcttaaTTGCGTGCAgtagacccaggctcaatccctggcaccacacagggacccctgagccccaccagaaataacccttgagcacagagccaggactaaacctagtgtggcccaaaacaaaaaaataaagcattatcaGGGAGTAGCGGCCAAATCAGGTTCACTTCGCAGCATCACTTGTTCCCCAGAGCATAACTAAATGCAATCCTAGAAATTCCAGGCACCCGTAGGGTGCATGGGTATTTCCAACACTGCAGAGCCTTAGAATATTGTATCTTCTGGCTCTTGTACTGAACTGATGGCGCAGTTGGCCAAGATTCACTGGTGGGGTCCCTGGacctcttgagcactgtttgagagcACCCCCTCTCCAGAAAAGAAAGTAATATGGCTTCtctgaataaaaatttatatttttcaccgTTTCCTGTGTCCTTTTAAGGGTGACATGGTGCTAACACTAAAAGTAGTCAATGTCCAAAGAATCTAGATAAGAGATTGCAGAACTCCACTTTGGGTCCTGTTaggacacacatacaaacactgtcactgtcatcctgctgctcatcgatttgtttgagcgggcaccagtaacatctctcattgagagacttattgttactgtttttggcatatccaatatgcatgggtagcttgccaggctctgccatgtgggctccatactctcggtagcttgccgggctctctgagaggggcggaggaatcaaacacgggttggccgtgtgaaaggcgaacgcccaaccactgtgctatcgctccagcccatacacacacaatatagagatataaatttgtttggggggtacatgggtagtgctcagggactactctgtactctgtgctcaaggactgcTTCTGGCAATGTTTAAGGAAACATATGTGATaatgagattgaacccagacctcctacatgcaaatcaCGTGCTCAAGCAGTTGACCTATCTCTCTAGCATCATAAAATCTTTATTGTTATTACTAGCCCACACACAGCGATGATctggggttattcccagctctgtgctctgtgctgagAAATCATTTTGGCAGAGCACGGGAGAAGGTATAGGatgttgggggatcaaacctgggtcagccgcattcaaggcaagcagtctacccactgtactatcttttcagcttcCAGATTTATCATTCTTTAAATCTCAactcaaaatgtatttttaaactcTCACATTTATGGTCAATAGATTTTAAGTAGATCCCAAGACAATTCAGTAGTGGGAGGCTGGTCTTTCAACAAATTGTTTTGGGAAAATAGATATTCATACTCCATAAATGTAAATTGGATGCCTTACCTCATACCACACATAAAAAattgaatcaggggctggagtgatagcacagccagtagggcatttgccttgcatgcgaccaacccaggttcaatttccagcatcccatatcgtaccccaagcaccgccaggaattaattcctgaatgcaagccaggagtaacccctgtacatcgctgggtgtgacccaaaaaatccaaaaaaaaatgaatcagaacttagtcctatactacgTTCTTCTATATATGGGAAGTTCCTTTGCATTTCTCCTCTACGTTTCaacacacttttctttttaaaaaacttctctactttctaaaaaaaactgaatcaatGTGggttgaaaagatagtacagagaggggccggagcgatagcacagcgggtagggcgtttgccttgcacgtggccgacccgggtttgatccctggcatcccagatggtcccccaagcactgccaggagtaattcctgggtgcagagccaggagtaatccctgagcatcactgggtgtgacccaaaaagcaaaaaaaaaaagatagtacagagattaaggtacttgacttgcacatgaccaaccctaATACTATACATTGTTCTCCAAGTATAGGACCTGGAGTAGATCTTGGTGTAtcacaaacaccctccccctaaGTAAAATCAACATATGCCAAAGACCTAAAACGTTTTTGAGGGCattcccaggaatcaaacccagagtcccATACATTTAAGGCAGGCTTCACTTTTTGGTTTCAGGATCACAccgggtggtgcttagggcttacccctggctctgagctcagggatagtcctgtggtgctcaggggatcatttaggatgctagggatcaagctcCAGTCGGACATGTGcatgacaaatgccttacccactgtactctggcccctgagGTATGCACTCTAACACTCAGCTCCGTCCCTAGGCCCAAGAATGAAAACTTGTAGAGGGATCTGAAAGATGTCTCAATGCCTTAACGTGCTCAAGATTGTTAGTACAGAGCCTAGTGCCACCATATGTACTGAAGTGATCAGGGCATCCCCAAACTCTGTGATTGAACAGACAGAGGGCCTGGAAGatgaactgagcacagagccaggagtagttcccaaCACTACCTAGTGcggaccaaaaaagaaaactggataaAATTGGATTTCATAAAATCAAAAACTTTTGTGTATCAGAAGATATTATCAAGGAAATAAGTAGCAcacagaatgagagaaaatgtctataaatcatatttataaatCACAAGTGTCTTGTTTCCATGGTCAGGTAGGTGGCtgaatggtagagcacttgctttgcatgtgtgaacccTGAGTTCAATTGACAGAATGCTAAAGGGAGGGAGTGGAAAAAGACTTGTCtctaatatgtatatttatatacaaactCTTACAAAtcagtatatttatgtataaactCTTACAAATCAGTCAgaattatagtacagcaggtagggcttttatcttgcacatggcagacctggttCGATCTCCAACATCCTATGTGGTTGGAAGATCCCTGATGGGAGAGTCATGACtaagcctgagcaccagcagatatggcctcccctcaaaaaaaaaacaaaaaaaaacaaaaaaaagtaggggctggagtgatagcacagtgggtagggcgtttgccttgcacacggcctacccgggttcaaatcccagcatcccatatggtcccccgagcaccgccaggagtaattcctgagtgcatgagccaggagtgacccctgtgcatcgccgggtgtgacccaaaaagcaaaaagaaaaaaaaaacctgaaataggggctggagcgatagcacagtgggtagggcgtttgccttgcacgcggtcaacctgggttcgattcccagcatcccatatggtcacctgagcaccgccaggagtgattcctgagtgcagagccaggagtaacccctgtgcattgccaggtgtgacccaaaaagcaaaaaaaaaaaaaaactgaaataaacaaataaagtaatGGCTAAAGAGGACTCAATGGGCAAGTCACAAGTTTTGCAGCACGAGGCATGGATTCACTCTTCAGTACCATGTGGGTCACAGAACACAActggagtaactcccaagcacagagcctggaatgtTGCCaaaacaccactggatgtagtccacagcccctcccccaaaatgtgACAAAGCTGggtagatagctcaaagggctgagcacatgctttgcatatggaaggccacggtttgatgtctggcaccatatggttccccaaacaccacagcaaatggcccttgagcactgccaagtgtgccctaTCCTCCAAAAAATGTGGTCGGTTTATTtgtaaaatgatgaaataaacagagcTTGGGAGAGAGCCCAAAGAggtggggcacatgctttgcattcacaGGGTCTCAGATTAAGCACCCTGTACCATATGCACCCCAGAACTATTGCGTGTGGCCATAGTTGccctctgagtatcactgtggAGGCCTCCATATTCAAAACTTTTAAGTATTGGAGATAAGTATTGGAGGACTGGAGTACGTGCTTTGCAGACTGGACTCTCTGATTCAATCATAAGCACTGATTGGTTTCCAGGCACTGTTGGGAGTTCTTCACCAGCAGTCAGCTGGGAGTAGACTTGAAGTTTGGTGGATATGGTCccaaggcaaaataaaataaaaaggcaattaCACGGGGCCaaggatgtgactcaagtggtcAATTATATGCCCAGTATGTGTAAAGCACTGGGTCTGATACCTAGCAATaagggcctgagcaccactgggtatggctcttacaacaaatttttaaataaaaatattgtacatTGATGAGCAGAATTGTGGGGGcaaaagagataatacaatggataagttatttgccttgcacatggctggcccaggtttgactcctggcatcccatatggtccaccggatactgccaggtgtaattcctgagggcagagccaggagtaatccctgagcactgctgcatcgtggcccccaaacaaaaacatgagCAGAATCAGCTagaggcagaaggacaaatgCATGATGATCCCACTcaactgtggaatatagagaaactAATCAAagataatgatatattttatcatcactgtcatcccattgctcatctatttgttcgagcgggcaccagtaacatcattatgagacttattgttactgtttttggcatatccaatacaccatgggtagcttgccaggctctaccgtgcaggcgagatactctcagtagcttgccaggctctccgagaggggcggaggaatcgaacacggtcggccgcatgaaaggtgaatgccctaccgctgtgctatcgctccagcccatactttATCATATATCACATAATATGATATTTTCAtcaattgaaaataaatcattattgaTATGTATTATTGAACATAGACTTGAGAGTGCCAAGTTAGGGGGAATGTAGAGGCTGCCAGTAACATGGGAACATAGGTGAAGGATCTCTAGCACATGGGAGGTAACAATCTGTATCAAAACCATAACTGTCAATTACAAATAATGGGAGcatggggccggaatgatagtacagcaggcaggatgcttgtcttgcacatggccaacccaggttcatttcccagcacacTATAAGGCCATGAGCCCACCATgtgtgatccctgcacacagagccaggagtaaagcccgagctctgtctggtgtggccccaacgcagaaacaaaaccaaaaaaggtgaTCCCAAGTTCAAATACTTGCTGTGATCACATGCACAATTCTGGCACTTCTGCACTATTAGGTGCTATAAGCAATTTCTGGTATCATTGCAGCTAGATGTGTGTGAGAACCACCAAAAAACACAACCCCAGCGAATACtgtgatttgaaaaaaaagtgttcaaGTATAATGGACTGGAAGTGTGACACCTGGCACCTATGACCATAACTTATAGGCCTCAACTAAAGAGTATACCCACAAATGCCCCAGGGAATACATATGCAAACCCTACAGTTTACATTAATagaaacacagctgagtgtgtgagcatggcAACCTTGCATGGAACCCCTGGAGAGCAACACAAGTGAAAATGTGTCATGACTGAGCACCAATCAGGCATACGTGCAGTCCCTGGTCGTCACCTTAACAGCAgcaaaggaaaaagggaggggatagggaattaaagaaaaataaccacGATGCTAAAGGAAAGAAGCTTGTGACAAAAGAAGAAGTACTGTAAGCTTTCAGCTCTATGAAATAATCCAGAATAAGTAAATCCACAGATAGGAAGTAGACTAGTGGTTACCTAGGGCTTATGAATCTGGGGGAAATTGGGAGTGCCTGTTAATGGGGTACAGGGATTGATTTTGGAGGGATTAAAAAGGTCCTGAAGTTGATTGAGATTATCAgctctgatattttttaaatgctagatCTCATAGTTTAAATGGGTGTATATATGGTGTGCAGATTGTATCTCAACAACGTGATACAGAACTATACTTCTTCCATAGTCTTCTCTTCCTTTAATGAAGGTTTGGAGGCCAGACCCTCCAATGTCTGGGAccttctctgggctctgtgcttaaggatcatttGCAGCAATaatcagggaaccatgtggggccagggatcaaacaggagtcattcacatgcaagacaagtgtcttaactcctgtactctttTCGGACCCTGTACTTCTCTACTTAGGTCCCCACTAATCTCTCCATTCTCTCAACTCCCATAGGTCTGTACTACTCAACACACCTggtatatttattattgtttggtATAGATTATTAGCGAGATTGTAACAAGTCTTATTTCTCAGATATGTCTAAACACATAATTTAGGCACATAGTGAGGTAACAACAGCTAGTTGTGAAAAAGatattgaatgtgtgtgtgcatggttttCACAGATCTGAATCAAACATTCGCAGAACTTAGGGGGGAATGAAGACAATCTTAGTGTGGTGAGAGAACAGACACTATGTGAAACTGCAGAATACAAGATTTATTTAAGGGAAAGAATAGCACGATCGGAACActtttgttcttctctctctttaaCCTCCAAGGAAACCCCACTGCAAACCATATCCTGGTCTTTGAGACTTTAAGCAAGTCAGTGAGGTCCTAGCTGGACACTTAGCTAACTGTGGCAGCTATTCCCCCATtgcctccccctcttcctcctcctctgtccaGCTCAGATCATCGTCTGAATCATCTGATTCTACCTCGTCTAACCCAACCCCTGCCTTATCAGCTACCGCACTGGGGTGCTCCAGCTGGGCCCAggaccctgggtcagccttgaCCAGGGAGATTTCAACCCGAGATGGCATCAGGGAGACAGAGCTCTGCTCCACGTTTATGAcctgaggaagagggaaagacaggaacacagaaaaagaataaagaaatcaaaggggttggggtcagggtggggtggtaatAAATaataagggaaaaatgaaaaggtAAGGTAGGGAAAGATGGGTGAGGAATCACACAATATAAtgtaagggagagagaaaaagggaaggggagagagagtatatcaaagcaaataaaaagaatatcttCAGTTTTTCACTGCAACTTTTTCCCTCAAGATACCTTCTATTTGGCCAGAGAGAAAAggtacagcaaataaggcatttgccttgcagacaccCGAGCTAagtttgattcccaccaccaagaaggtcctctgagccccatcaagGATACAgggctgggaataagccctgagcagcactggatgtGATGCcaatacttaaaagaaaatttagtcTCTATTGATTCTAATTTCGACTTTCCTTTTAGCCCCATCTGCCCGTTCCTCTTATGTTCCCTTTATCTTTACTTACCCCCCACAACTTCATCTGTGCTTGAAATACACGGTTACCATCAAAGACGATGTGGACATGAAGCTGAAAGAAAACAATTGCAAGGGTAGTAACAATCTCCAGTAAATCACAACAAGTCATTATGACTAGGGGAGTGATTCCTATGTCCATCTCTGATTAGTCAGATAACTCTGACCTAGTAAGTTCTACATCCCACTCAGAAGAAATGGAGGCTGCGTGTTGACAGCTTACAGCAATTCTACTTTAACCCAACTACCACAGTACTTAACCCAAGTACCATCACCCAAGTTCACTAGCCTCTCATACGGTATTAGTCATTTCTCACCTCAGTTTGACTGGCTTTCACCCAGTTGAATGCAGGGAGTGGAATCTGGCCATACACAGTTACCACAACTAAGGAATCTGTCTGGTGCCAATCTTGACGGCAAGAAGCTGGCATCTGATGAGAAGATATGAAAGATGGATGGTGAAAATAAACTGTGGACCTAAGTGGAGTTCTCATGGTGTATGAGGAGACAAAATGTCTCATATCGCAAAGCCTCAGTCTATTGAGAAAAGGAGCATGTTATCATCTGGTCTGTTATAAAGGAACATAGAACACTACCATGAAGTacaggaaggagaaaataatCTCTGTAGTTCCCAgtggccattcctggctctgctctcctgaGTGaccactggagatgctcaggggaccatattgtggtactggggatttgaacatgggttggctgcatgcaagtcccAGAACTAGGATTAGTGGAAAGTTGACTGACCTGCTTCCCCCAGTCATGTCTACCAACTCTGCATCCTGGTTGTGTCAAGAATGCCCCAAAATCCAGGGTCTGGATGCCACAACAGCTCCAAGACTTCATCCTATGTCAGAgacagtacaagagttaaggcacttaccttacgTGTGgtgacctgagcaccgccaggaatcagttctgagcagagccaggcatagcccctgagcaacacggGGTATGTCCCAAACTTCCCTCCTAATTTACCACAAACAGACTTTATCCTGAGGTACAAAAATAATTCAACTGAatcttcttttccctccttcaGATGATTATTCATTATCAACAATACTGGGAAAAACACTTTCACAGTCCACACTTTCTCACCCCTCATGGAATCGAGGAGCTCCTGGGTGGTAGGTACAGGGAGTAGCATCACTCTCAAGGCCTTGGTAAACCTAAGAATAAAGGAGAATCAGAAAAGAATCAGATTATACTAAAGGGCAGGCTATAGTCTATAGTGCCATTTCTcagccaccaccaccatcatccctTAATAAACACTCACAGCATCACATCCTGGGTTCTGGCAACTGGACCTAGTCCGAATCATACTATCAAGTCCTGGGCAAAGGAAATAGAATCAGGAACCTATTCATTCCCTGTACCCAATCACCACCTTCAGTAAATTCCAATCTGCAAAACAAATC contains these protein-coding regions:
- the ITGB1BP2 gene encoding integrin beta-1-binding protein 2 isoform X3, with protein sequence MSLFCHNKGCGQHFDPNTNLPDSCCHHPGVPIFHDALKGWSCCRKRTVDFSEFLNIKGCTVGPHCAEKLPEAPQLDGPATSSSLQEQKPLNMFPKSAETLRQERPKSELPPKLLPLNISQALEMALEQKELDQEPGAGLDSMIRTRSSCQNPGCDAVYQGLESDATPCTYHPGAPRFHEGMKSWSCCGIQTLDFGAFLTQPGCRVGRHDWGKQMPASCRQDWHQTDSLVVVTVYGQIPLPAFNWVKASQTELHVHIVFDGNRVFQAQMKLWGVINVEQSSVSLMPSRVEISLVKADPGSWAQLEHPSAVADKAGVGLDEVESDDSDDDLSWTEEEEEGEAMGE
- the ITGB1BP2 gene encoding integrin beta-1-binding protein 2 isoform X2 yields the protein MALEQKELDQEPGAGLDSMIRTRSSCQNPGCDAVYQGLESDATPCTYHPGAPRFHEGMKSWSCCGIQTLDFGAFLTQPGCRVGRHDWGKQMPASCRQDWHQTDSLVVVTVYGQIPLPAFNWVKASQTELHVHIVFDGNRVFQAQMKLWGVINVEQSSVSLMPSRVEISLVKADPGSWAQLEHPSAVADKAGVGLDEVESDDSDDDLSWTEEEEEGEAMGE